The following DNA comes from Megachile rotundata isolate GNS110a chromosome 9, iyMegRotu1, whole genome shotgun sequence.
GTTTCGCTGTGATGAGGACTCCAGCGGATGGACAGCACGGATATTCTCGTTGTTTCCCAGGGAATCGTGTCGAGCACCTGTGTGTTGCAATCGATAGAATTCTGTTAGTTTGGATAACTGATGAAAGCTTTCACCCTGTGaaacttcagatttttaattttgttggaCAGGTAGGAtggttttgggaaattggaacgtAGGGGTGGGAGGGACAGTTGagcagatttggagattttggggatgagggatttgggatttgagaatttgtggatgagGGATTAGGGGATGCAGGTATTTGGggttgtagggatttggggatgtagggatttggggacgtggggaattggagacgtgggaaattggggacgtgggaaattggggacatgggaaattggggacgtggggaattggggacgtggggaattggggatgaggagaattggggatgtgaggaatttgggaacgtagggatttggggatgtgagaatttgcggacgtggggaattgggaacgtgggaaattggggacatgggaaattggggacgtggggaattggggacgtggggaattggggatgaggagaattggggatgtgaggaatttgggaacgtagggatttggggatgtgagaatttggggacgtggggaattggggacgtgggaaattggggacgtggggaattggggacgtagggatttggagatgtgaggaatttgggaatgtggaaatttggatatgtgggaatttgagaacgtgggaatttggatatgtggaatttggagatgtggaaattcggatatgtgggaatttagatatgtaggaatttggggacgtaggaatttgggggtgtgaagaatttgagaacgtagggattaggggatgtgagaatttgaggatgcggaaaattgggaatatgggaaattagggatgtgaggaattagaattatggaaaattgggaatgcaagtatttgaatatttgaaaatccacaaattaaatatcaaaatacccCAACGTCACAATCCCCCCAAATTGCAAACATGCTCCTCCCTCAACATTCTAACCTAAATAAAATCGCACCCAAATGCACAACACTTAAATAAAATACGACGTCAATATCATTTACCTGGCCATCCTGAGCATCAGGGCTATCGAGACTCAAATAATCCAAAGTGGTAGCACTGTACGCCAACAGCACACTATACAGAGGGAAGCATTTCAATCTGGTAGTGGGCAGACCCTCGTCCGGAGACACCAGACTGTTCGGACCCTCACCCAACTTGGTAACTTGCACTTCCGATTCTTGATGATAAGTAATCTGCAAGTTTGAAGCGTGACAATTAAGATTTCtatgaaccttgaaatttttagtgATAGTTCTGAATATTTGCCTCTTTGGTATCCTTATCGGTACTCAGACACGCGTGAAGAACTCTAGTTTTTGGATTCCTGGTGCTTCTGTGAGCCTCGAAGAAGCTTCGTGGATCTGTCAGGATCAACACACCTCTCCAACTCAAGTTTCTCTCTAACCAACCTGTGCTGGAGACTGCTCCTATCTGTAACagtgcttattactgttatacaTTGAATAATCTGGACTGAACTTAAAATTGAGGCATTCTTCTTGCAAATTTACGTAGGTCTTTGCTTATTATTTATGACAGAATGCAAATGGCAGACATATCAATAAATCTATTCTGCTggaagtaattttaaaaatgttacagacgatgttatttattttataaaatttataatgtacattttAAGACAATGCATGGTCaagtatgaatttatttaaatccTTCTTTACTTCGCCCTCTGTGAAGGGAGTGAACTTCACCCTCCCTAATACTGACCTGTTATCTCATCAAATGTCAACATAAATGAAATTGGGAGAAATgttaagaaattatattttgagaAAAAAGACAAGAGTTGAATGGATCTTACCCTGCTAATATACTCCACATAGACACCCTCGCGTTTCCCTTCCGTGAGACTCGACACGTACCTCTCCTCCGAGGTCTGTGTGGCGTTCAAGGGATCCTGCTGAGTGGTGGGCTTCAATTGGACTTCTCTAATATATGCAACCAATTCCGGATTGTCCATCGAGACGCTGTTCAACACATAGTCCCTCGTCATGTTGGCGTCAAACGCTTGCCTCCTGGAACAGAACGTCCGCTTTAATGTACACAACGGCTCTCATTAAGTCTGACACGCGCACATGTTCCTCGTTTCAGCTGTAATACCTAATGATGGGTATCCAAATCTCTTTTCTCTTCCTATTGCACGTAATCGGGATTCGAGAGGTGCTCGTTTTAGCGTTAAAAAAGCTCCATAATGGTCTCGATAATCTCTTCTTCGTCACAAATAGACCGTGGATTTTATGCAACGACCGAGACGCGCtgctatttttatttacccGTTCGAATCGAAAGCGGTCCGAACAATGAACGACTTTGCATCGGCCGTGACACGATGAATAAAAGAAACGCTGCAGCTTTCGGAAAATGTTCAATTAAAGCTTCGATTGGCGCATCCAATATTCATGAACATCACGGGAAGCAGTCTTTCTTTGGAAGCTTGTAACGTTGCCAGCTTTTGCCACGTTCCTCTCGTACAAAGGGAAAGGATAATCGTCGAGTGACCTGGTAATTAACTCCGTTTAACAATCGCGTTTCTTTACCGTTCCTCGAGAACACGGTGCGGGCTTCGTAGATCGTTAAAGATAAAGAAGAAAAGGTTGTTAGGCGCGTACGGTTTGCAAAGGACTGCGGGATACATAATTGAAACGTGTTAACGAGTACGAGACAATGAGAGACGTAATGACACGTTGCTTATCGTTGTACGTGCGCGATCATTTCCCACCGATCAGATTATCGTTGATTCTCGACGTTAAGCTTCGAGTTTTGTCAGGGATCTCTGCCGAAAGCCGCGATCAAATATTTGACTTTCTATGACAACGATACGATAAGGCATACGGTGGGGCTTTAAAACCAGAATGGTGtgagaaaatatttgaacggCCGCTTTGCTGCCGTTAGTTTTACGATTGCACAAGACAAACATTAATTGATATCGCCGGATCTCTTCGCTGTACAATTGTTTACGgtcttttaatgaaattgagatTTTCAGAAAAATTTTCTGATTGTACATTTATCAGTTTCCGAAATGCAACAATCTGAaggtaatgaaattgaatttccaaattcattgtGGCATTGAAATTCGTTgactcgcattatatcgccgctACTAGGAATCGGCGATATATTGCGAGAACTACGTACTATattgtcaaataaaattacaactCTTAGAAGTTCAACCTGTGGAATTACCCCGCGTCGAAACGCTATGCGTTAGTTTACCACGATTAGAATATCAATACGTGGAGTTACCTCACGCTATATGGCCACATATGGAATTAATATATGTTGAATTCCAATGCGACGAATTGCAATGAGTTGAATTTCAATGCTTGGAATTACTACATGTAAAATTGCTATgtgtcgaattccaacgcgtcaggttacttcgcgttatatcgccgcgcgtggGGTTGCAACGtgctatatcaccacgcatgaaATTGCTATTCCTAGAATTCTAACGCCTAGAATTGCTATGCATCGAATTCTGAGGCGTGGAAttgctatgcgttatatcgccatgcgtggagttgcctcgcgctatatcgccgcgTGTGGAATTGCCAATTGCCGAAttgctatgcgtggaattactatgcgtcgaattctaacgcgtagaatcgccacgcgttatatcgccatgcgtggagttgccacgcattatatcgccgcgtgtGGAATTGGCAGTTGCCGAAttgctatgcgtggaattactacgcgtggaattgctatgcgtcgaattctaacgcgtggaattgccacgcgttatatcgccatgcgtggagttgcctcgcgctatatcgccgcgTGTGGAATTGCCAATTGCCgaattcctatgcgtggaattgttacgcgtcgaattctaacgcgtagaattgccacgcgttatatcgccatgcgtggagttgcctcgcgctatatcgccatatatGGAATTGCCAATTGCCGAATTGCCACGCGCGGAATTGCTATGCGtcgaattctaacgcgtagaattgccacgcgttatatcgccaagcgtgaagttacctcgcgctatatcgccgcgTGCGGAATTActattcctcaaatttcaacgcgtgaaattactacgcttggaattgctatgcgtcgaattctaacgcgtgaaaTTGCCACATACAAAAATCCTCCAAATACAATTTACTTCCTCAGCAAATATTTGCAATCCACTCTTCGCTGATTGCCGTAAATTGACACGAGAATCGGAATTCCCGAAGTGCAATAAAAGATGGGATGATCCCTTTAAATACTTAATTCCCGGTCGCTGACAGCTAGTTTAATGGAAAGAGCAATAAAAAGAGATCGaaggaaaaattaaagaaaaggaATGAAGCTCTCTTGGGATAGCTTTAGAACGCTCAGACGTTCTGCTCTTTACGAGGCTataaaatttttacgtttcttcGAGTGTGATAAAATAAGGATAGTACAAAATCCTCCATTAAAAAGACATTACAGCGGTAGAAATTAAGCCTAAACTCGACGACATCTGGGTACTGTTTTAAGGACCAATTATAATActacaatttattttgaacCCACGATTAATGTAGACGTTCAAGTAGCTGACACGAAACTCCTTTGCAGATGCTTATAAAATGCTCCTGCAATTTAATCTTGAAAACTTTCTTAATACTTCAAACATTGCTaggagaaattattaaataaccaAGAGTAAAGGTATGTAGTAATATTATACATGATACACAATATATTATATggaatattgttattaaatattacgtTTCACGTAACGCGTTGAAGAACCTATTTAATGTAAAACAAGATGTTATACATATtgcaatgtaattaaaaaattcctgagTAATTCATAATTCGCGTACAAAATGATGCCAGTTGCAAATGAGCGGTGATCTGTAAAATGTACGTGCCATATAATCATCGAGTGTTACCTCAAAGCTGCAGCTTCGCTCCAGACGAGGAGCAACGCCATGGCGGTGGAAAAAGCGGCAAGAAATGCCAAGCAGGGGGCCACTCTTCTCCACCAACTTTTCTTGTAGTTTGCCATGGTGGTCCCTGACAACGTTGAACCCGCCGGCGGCTGTAGGACACCGGTAACTGGAGGCATCCCTGTGGGAGCCATTCTGCAACCAAATGCACATTTCATTATACATGCAGATATCACGCAGATATGAAGCTTACACGTTCAAACCCACTTGggtaaaattcgtttaaaatttactttcttTACTCCAAACGTGTCAATAGCAAAAGTACCAaaagatgaaataaaattgtgtCGATATCTTATCTTAAAATTCCCATAATCCCTTTTCTAAGTAATTGCAGGATACAGAGCTATAATACACGGAAGCGTAACCGATTTCTGGATCGAGATATCGAACCAATCCGGTTCGTGATGTCATCTATGTTGTAGCAAAGCTAGATAGCTAAACTTTCACACGATGCCATAACGCGATTGCAACTGACGCTGAGATGCTGATGCAACGACTGAACAACGAGACAATCTCTTGTAACAATTATAAATACTATATTGTTACTTCGACTAACAAAACGATGTCTATTTTTGCGAATACCTTAGCAGATTTATGCTACGAAGGCGAAACAATTCTCACGCATTGACCAGCTTGAGCGTCATGACCATGTAGGAATAATGCGATATATTGTGGATTGTTTCAGAGTTGCTTTATTCTTGTATTACTTTAATGCATTCTTGTTATAGCGTTTTAAGGAGGTTATAGAGGTGTACAGCGCGTGGGGGTTACAACACGTGgggagtacagcgcgtggaaattacagcgtgtggggattgcaacgcgtagaaattgcaACGCATGGGAATTGCAGCGTGTGGAAGTTGCAACGCGTGGGGAgtacagcgcgtagtaattacaacgcgtagaaattgcaacgcgtggaaattacaacgcgtggggattacagcgcgtggggattacagcgcgtgggaattgcaACGCTTGGGAATTACAACGCTtggaaattgcagcgcgtggagattacagcgcgtgggaattgcaacgcttgggaattgcagcgcgtggggattacagcgcgtgggaattacaacGCCTAGAAATTATAACGCATcgaaatttcagcgcgtggaaatttcagcgcgtggaaattacagcgcgtggaaatttcagcgcgtggaaattacaacgcgtggaaattacaacgcgtagaaatttcagcgcgtggaaatttcagcgcgtggaaattacaacgcgtggaaatttcagcgcttggaaatttcagcgcgtggaaattacaacgcgtggaaatttcagcgcttggaaatttcagcgcgtggaaattacagcgcgtgggaattacaacgcgtagaaatttcagcgcgtggaaatttcagcgcgtggaaattacagcgcatagaaattacaacgcgtggaaattctaacgcgtaggaattacaacgcgtgaaaatttcagCATGTAGAAATAACTCACAGCAATAACACGTGGTCACATCGACACAACACTCCAATCAGAACCCCACCATTCAAATTCACTTTTACCCACCCTATACATCCCCAgaaagtttaattaattacgACCCGATCTAAGCCATCACCGTTATGCAAATTTAAAGAGCAATCTCGCTAAACTATGCGATATTATTTTGCGTAGAAAGAGTATATTTCGcaggaaatttaattaattacgatTCTATGTAAGCCGTTCGCTTTCACGGACTTCCGTCCACCGAGCTCGtgtgtaattgtaaaaaaacAATTTTGATAAACTGGGTCGCTAACAAAAAACAAAACTcgcttgtttaaatatttattcggCGTACTTTGAATGTATCAGGGAATGGGCAGGTTTCAAATGTCGCACGCACCGGACAAAGTTATTTTCTTTGAAAACACGCGAAAAAGTCGTTCCATAATCCAACAATGTAACAGAGAGTGGGCGAGCACTTTCTAACCGATTTTTTCCACCGCAATTGTGTGGGTGCATTTGTACAACCACGAATGGACACCTATGACCGGATGTTCTATGGATTTCCGTGTTCACCTACATGAAAAATGGAAAACGGGCATCGTTTATGTTCCAACaaaatcaattattaaaaaataaaactgttATATGTATCTTTTGTTTCAGTTATTTGGAGCGagaaaaaattgtacatatttacATCATAACTTTAATTATAACGTTATTAAAAACATTCTGGGTTTACATTTTCTGTTACTGCAGTAATTATTTTGTACTCATTAAATGAAAATGACGACTTGCAAAGgtcttgtaatttttttttcgtACGAAAACCGATGTTCGTTAAGTCTGACTCCATCCATTGCTATGCAAACCAATATtagttcaataatttattaaaaattactttcaaaatttttttcgaTACGGATAGAAATTTTTGTGGAGCCCTAATATTTGTAAGTTTCTTTGAACAATTTCTGCTGAGGTGTTTAACGCGTTAAAAGGTCAAGGATCGTGTTCTCTACGCTCTTTCACAGTAGCCTAATTTTCACAATGGCGGTCAAGAAGCTCCATCGCGTTGAACGCCCTTTAAATTGTGCGACCTAATTGTTGCTGCGGTTTAATAAATGCCTTCAATTCCCACCGTCGAGGAAGATCGTTATCTCGAGTTTACGCGTTGTCGTTTCGATCGcgcttttatttcttatttcttacccTTGCAGCCCCTCTTTCCTCCACAAAAGAAGCTCGACTTACAGAGGGGAAGCCACAGCAGTTTCCGGGTTCCAGCTTCAACGAGGCCGTAGGGCGATGTAATGACGAATAAAGGGAGAATAATAGATCGTATCGGTGCAAAGAAAACGCGTGGTAGCTTTTCAAACCCTGCCTTTTATGCTGCATCCACAGCGATACGGATTATTGTTTGGAAAGGAAAAGCTAACGTACATTGAAAATCGATGTTTAAATAATATCTGACGTTCAATTACTCGTAAATTGAATCGCCAAAGTATACAATGACAAACGCCATTTCTGC
Coding sequences within:
- the LOC100881019 gene encoding protein Star isoform X2 gives rise to the protein MLCASESSFPPGELFWTGMEPVKAKRQAFDANMTRDYVLNSVSMDNPELVAYIREVQLKPTTQQDPLNATQTSEERYVSSLTEGKREGVYVEYISRIGAVSSTGWLERNLSWRGVLILTDPRSFFEAHRSTRNPKTRVLHACLSTDKDTKEITYHQESEVQVTKLGEGPNSLVSPDEGLPTTRLKCFPLYSVLLAYSATTLDYLSLDSPDAQDGQVLDTIPWETTRISVLSIRWSPHHSETETKNLIDKMTSRRYKLMYTTDTGKLIFLYNALLKI
- the LOC100881019 gene encoding protein Star isoform X1; this translates as MLCASESSFPPGELFWTGMEPVKAKMAPTGMPPVTGVLQPPAGSTLSGTTMANYKKSWWRRVAPCLAFLAAFSTAMALLLVWSEAAALRRQAFDANMTRDYVLNSVSMDNPELVAYIREVQLKPTTQQDPLNATQTSEERYVSSLTEGKREGVYVEYISRIGAVSSTGWLERNLSWRGVLILTDPRSFFEAHRSTRNPKTRVLHACLSTDKDTKEITYHQESEVQVTKLGEGPNSLVSPDEGLPTTRLKCFPLYSVLLAYSATTLDYLSLDSPDAQDGQVLDTIPWETTRISVLSIRWSPHHSETETKNLIDKMTSRRYKLMYTTDTGKLIFLYNALLKI